A window from Kosmotoga arenicorallina S304 encodes these proteins:
- a CDS encoding SoxR reducing system RseC family protein, producing the protein MKELALVKEIRKDYVLLSKNRTEACGSCALKDSCSTTGTVARKIEIRALKNNVNIAPGDYVEIEVPNFSVSKLAFLLYGIPLAVFIATLLFMIGLNFSELLSVLTAFGFMSLFYAGLALYDRRSRRKLMPIIIRKVSIKDVFKTNE; encoded by the coding sequence ATGAAAGAGCTGGCGCTGGTAAAAGAGATCAGGAAAGATTATGTGCTGTTGAGCAAAAATAGAACCGAGGCTTGTGGAAGTTGTGCCCTTAAGGATTCGTGCTCCACAACAGGAACAGTTGCCAGGAAAATTGAAATAAGAGCGCTGAAAAATAACGTAAACATTGCACCGGGAGATTACGTGGAAATAGAGGTTCCAAACTTTTCCGTATCCAAACTTGCATTTCTTCTTTACGGAATACCTCTTGCAGTGTTTATCGCAACGCTGCTCTTTATGATAGGATTGAACTTCTCGGAACTCCTTTCAGTATTGACCGCTTTTGGTTTCATGTCTCTTTTCTATGCCGGGCTTGCTCTTTATGACAGGAGGAGTAGGAGAAAGTTGATGCCGATAATTATAAGAAAGGTAAGTATAAAAGATGTCTTTAAAACAAATGAGTGA